One Pseudoliparis swirei isolate HS2019 ecotype Mariana Trench unplaced genomic scaffold, NWPU_hadal_v1 hadal_25, whole genome shotgun sequence genomic region harbors:
- the LOC130190963 gene encoding zinc finger protein 316-like, which produces MLLAASFAPQIAAIMDVLAKAAVAEVTKLLEDGSVLLRLEMSRKDGEILELRRSLTLMEEQLGDAQEEAAASRAAEEEERRHAAAARRVLRAGDGVDPQPPGLGPEDSPLPVKHELADEVAAQETAAAIASDVFFQGGERDDLTLAWPPPACCMFEKGPVGAPPLFPHGAERYAAHGDGEGPSGEPSPTAANDIIACDLSRAPIKVEVDTRPMCMRSAAPEPVGDEGIGHASQDHGWSLAPPPAQRSALAAEDPVPNRNNPRARKAPNSWRTNPKQFVCHRGFARPAQLEEHKADSHRPFKPFRCLECGKSFTQKTRLKTHQSVHTGERPFSCRICGKMFSRQDNCLRHERFHGGLKPYGCGQCGKSFTVLGNLKIHQEIHLKGR; this is translated from the exons ATGTTGCTCGCCGCGTCCTTCGCGCCGCAGATCGCCGCCATCATGGACGTGTTGGCGAAGGCGGCGGTGGCCGAAGTCACGAAGCTGCTGGAGGACGGCAGCGTGCTGCTGCGGCTGGAGATGAGCCGCAAGGACGGAGAGATCCTGGAGCTCCGCAGGAGCCTGACgctgatggaggagcagctgggcGACGCGCAGGAGGAGGCCGCCGCGAGCCGagccgcggaggaggaggagcggcggcaCGCGGCAGCCGCGCGGCGGGTCCTCCGAGCGG GTGACGGTGTGGATCCTCAGCCTCCCGGACTCGGCCCAGAGGACTCGCCGCTTCCGGTGAAACACGAGCTCGCCGACGAAGTCGCCGCCCAGGAAaccgccgccgccatcgcatCGGACGTCTTCTTCCAGGGCGGCGAGCGGGACGACCTGACCCTCGCCTGGCCGCCGCCGGCCTGCTGCATGTTTGAGAAAGGCCCCGTCGGGGCGCCGCCGCTGTTCCCCCACGGGGCCGAGCGGTATGCCGCTCACGGAGACGGAGAGGGCCCTTCCGGTGAGCCCTCGCCAACGGCGGCGAATGACATCATCGCGTGCGATCTGTCGAGAGCGCCGATAAAAGTGGAGGTCGATACCCGACCGATGTGCATGCGAAGCGCCGCTCCGGAGCCCGTTGGGGACGAAGGGATCGGACACGCCAGTCAGGACCACGGATGGTCTTTGGCCCCGCCTCCCGCACAGAGGTCAGCCCTCGCCGCTGAAGACCCGGTCCCCAACCGGAACAACCCGAGGGCGAGAAAGGCTCCGAACTCCTGGAGGACGAACCCGAAGCAGTTTGTGTGCCACCGGGGCTTCGCCCGCCCggctcagctggaggagcaCAAGGCCGACTCCCACCGGCCCTTCAAACCCTTCCGGTGCCTGGAGTGCGGCAAGTCGTTCACCCAGAAGACCCGGCTGAAGACGCACCAGAGCGTGCACACGGGCGAGCGGCCCTTCAGCTGCCGCATTTGCGGCAAGATGTTCTCGCGGCAGGACAACTGCCTGCGGCACGAGCGTTTCCACGGCGGCCTGAAGCCCTACGGCTGCGGCCAGTGCGGCAAAAGCTTCACGGTGCTCGGCAACCTCAAGATCCACCAGGAGATCCACCTGAAGGGCAGGTAG